From the genome of Chania multitudinisentens RB-25, one region includes:
- a CDS encoding ABC transporter permease → MMHLYWVALKSIWAKEINRFTRIWIQTLVPPVITMTLYFIIFGNLIGARIGEMHGFDYMQFIVPGLIMMAVITNAYANVAASFFSAKFQRNIEELLVAPVPTHVVIAGYVGGGVARGVCVGILVTVISLFFVPLQVHAWWVIAVTLLLTAVLFSLGGLLNAVFATTFDDISLIPTFVLTPLTYLGGVFYSLTLLPPFWQAVSKLNPIVYMISGFRFGFLGIADVPLALTMAVLLAFIVVFYGLAWYLIERGRGLRS, encoded by the coding sequence ATGATGCATTTGTATTGGGTGGCGTTGAAGAGCATCTGGGCCAAAGAGATAAACCGGTTTACGCGTATCTGGATTCAGACTCTGGTACCGCCAGTGATCACGATGACGCTCTACTTTATTATCTTTGGCAACCTGATTGGTGCGCGCATCGGTGAAATGCACGGTTTTGACTATATGCAGTTTATCGTTCCTGGCCTGATCATGATGGCGGTGATCACTAATGCCTATGCCAACGTAGCTGCATCGTTTTTTAGTGCTAAATTCCAGCGTAACATTGAAGAGTTGCTGGTGGCGCCAGTACCTACCCATGTGGTGATCGCCGGTTATGTGGGGGGTGGGGTAGCGCGCGGTGTTTGCGTGGGCATTTTGGTCACGGTGATTTCACTGTTTTTTGTCCCGTTGCAGGTACATGCCTGGTGGGTGATTGCGGTGACGCTGTTGCTGACGGCGGTTCTGTTCTCGTTGGGCGGGCTGCTTAACGCGGTATTTGCCACGACTTTCGATGACATCAGCCTGATCCCCACCTTCGTCTTAACGCCGTTGACTTACCTGGGGGGGGTATTCTATTCGCTGACCCTGTTGCCGCCGTTCTGGCAGGCGGTGTCCAAATTGAACCCTATCGTCTATATGATCAGTGGGTTCCGCTTCGGTTTTCTCGGCATTGCTGATGTCCCGCTGGCGTTGACGATGGCGGTGCTGCTGGCGTTTATCGTGGTATTCTATGGGCTTGCTTGGTATCTGATCGAACGTGGGCGCGGTTTGCGCTCCTAA
- the can gene encoding carbonate dehydratase yields MKEIEKLIANNHSWSDTINQEDPRFFERLSQAQKPRFLWIGCSDSRVPAERLTGLEPGELFVHRNVANLVIHTDLNCLSVVQYAVDVLEVEHIIICGHLGCGGVEAAVENPELGLINNWLLHIRDLWYKHSSLLGELEPEQRLDVLCEINVIEQVYNLGHSTIMQSAWKRGQKVMIHGWVYGLQDGRLRDLEVTATSRESLEMGYRKAIATLQQDKGL; encoded by the coding sequence ATGAAAGAAATCGAGAAGCTTATCGCCAATAACCATTCTTGGTCCGACACCATCAATCAGGAAGATCCCCGTTTTTTTGAACGTTTATCCCAGGCGCAGAAACCCCGTTTCCTCTGGATTGGCTGCTCCGACAGCCGCGTTCCCGCAGAACGCCTGACAGGCCTGGAACCAGGTGAACTGTTCGTTCACCGTAACGTAGCAAATCTGGTGATCCATACCGATCTGAATTGCCTGTCTGTCGTGCAATATGCCGTGGATGTACTGGAAGTTGAGCATATCATTATCTGTGGTCACCTGGGCTGTGGGGGTGTGGAAGCGGCGGTAGAAAACCCTGAGCTGGGCTTGATCAATAACTGGCTGTTGCACATCCGCGATCTCTGGTACAAACACAGTTCACTGCTCGGCGAACTGGAACCGGAACAGCGCCTGGATGTGTTGTGCGAAATCAACGTGATTGAACAGGTGTATAACCTGGGCCACTCCACCATCATGCAGTCTGCCTGGAAACGCGGCCAGAAAGTGATGATTCATGGCTGGGTATATGGCCTTCAGGATGGCCGTCTGCGCGACCTGGAAGTGACGGCCACCAGCCGCGAAAGCCTGGAAATGGGCTACCGTAAAGCGATAGCCACACTGCAACAGGACAAAGGTCTGTAG
- the speE gene encoding polyamine aminopropyltransferase: MTQKDIWYETLHASFGQYFSVGEVLYREKTGHQDLVIFENPVLGRVMALDGVVQTTERDEFIYHEMMTHVPLLAHGQAKKVLIIGGGDGGMLREVSRHQGVEQITMVEIDAGVVEFCRQYLPNHHAGAYDDPRFKLVIDDGVNFVTQTDEKFDVIISDCTDPIGPGESLFTSAFYAGCARCLNEGGIFVAQNGVCFLQQDEAVNSHTKLSQYFNDVSFYQAAIPTYYGGIMTFAWASNTPQLRQLDAATLQQRLNQNNLHCRYYNPAIHVGSFALPQYLLNALNVTR; the protein is encoded by the coding sequence ATGACCCAGAAAGATATTTGGTATGAAACGCTGCATGCCAGCTTCGGGCAGTACTTTTCAGTTGGGGAAGTACTCTACCGTGAAAAGACCGGGCATCAGGACCTGGTCATTTTCGAAAACCCAGTGCTGGGCCGTGTGATGGCGCTCGATGGCGTAGTGCAAACCACTGAACGTGATGAATTTATTTATCATGAAATGATGACTCACGTCCCGTTGCTGGCGCACGGCCAAGCAAAGAAAGTGCTGATCATCGGCGGTGGCGATGGGGGTATGCTGCGTGAAGTCAGCCGCCATCAGGGGGTTGAACAGATCACCATGGTTGAGATTGACGCTGGTGTTGTGGAATTCTGCCGCCAGTATTTGCCTAATCACCATGCTGGTGCCTATGACGATCCCCGCTTCAAACTGGTGATCGACGATGGTGTTAACTTTGTGACGCAAACCGATGAAAAATTCGATGTCATTATCTCTGACTGCACCGACCCGATCGGCCCTGGCGAAAGCCTGTTTACCTCCGCATTTTATGCCGGTTGCGCACGTTGCCTGAACGAAGGCGGCATCTTTGTCGCACAAAACGGTGTCTGTTTCCTGCAACAGGATGAAGCGGTCAACAGCCATACCAAACTCAGCCAGTACTTCAACGATGTCAGCTTTTATCAGGCCGCGATCCCGACCTATTACGGTGGTATCATGACGTTCGCCTGGGCCAGTAACACCCCGCAACTGCGCCAGCTTGATGCTGCCACGCTGCAACAACGCCTTAATCAAAATAACTTACACTGCCGCTACTACAACCCGGCAATTCATGTAGGCAGCTTTGCTTTGCCACAGTATTTGCTCAACGCACTGAACGTAACACGTTAA
- the prfH gene encoding peptide chain release factor H encodes MILLQISAAHGPDECCLAVSLALRQFHKEAQAMQVELHELERESGRQTGTLRSVLLILNGESAESLAERWCGTLQWICESPWRKGRTRKNWFIGVARFSPVAMPKESEIRFETLKSSGPGGQHVNKTESAIRATHLASGISVKVQTERSQHANKRLACLLIAHRLEQLEQQQLDAQRAQRRMFHHQIVRGAPARVFKGDDFTPSP; translated from the coding sequence ATGATCCTACTACAGATTTCTGCCGCCCATGGCCCTGACGAATGCTGTCTGGCGGTAAGCCTGGCACTGCGGCAGTTTCATAAAGAAGCACAGGCTATGCAGGTGGAATTGCATGAACTTGAACGGGAAAGTGGCCGCCAGACGGGTACATTGCGCTCGGTGTTGCTGATACTCAACGGTGAATCAGCCGAATCATTGGCAGAACGGTGGTGTGGAACGCTGCAATGGATCTGTGAAAGCCCATGGCGTAAAGGGCGTACCAGAAAGAACTGGTTTATTGGTGTTGCCCGTTTTTCTCCGGTAGCCATGCCAAAAGAGAGCGAAATTCGTTTCGAGACATTGAAGTCTTCCGGCCCAGGCGGGCAGCATGTCAATAAAACGGAATCGGCTATTCGTGCCACCCACCTTGCCAGTGGGATTAGCGTTAAGGTACAGACGGAACGCAGCCAGCATGCGAATAAGCGCTTGGCGTGTTTACTGATCGCACACCGGTTGGAACAACTTGAACAACAGCAGTTGGATGCACAACGTGCCCAACGACGAATGTTCCATCATCAAATCGTGCGGGGAGCGCCAGCTCGCGTGTTTAAAGGGGATGACTTTACGCCATCCCCGTAG
- a CDS encoding YacC family pilotin-like protein produces the protein MKKTTLLMLLLTMLGFSNASQALNESEAEDLADLTAVFIYLKNECGYNELPNVQIKRAIVYFAQQNRWDLSNYNSFDMKTLGEASYRDLSGIAIPTSNKCKYLARDSLSLLAYAN, from the coding sequence ATGAAAAAAACAACGTTATTGATGCTGTTGCTGACTATGCTGGGTTTTTCTAACGCCAGCCAGGCACTGAATGAATCCGAAGCGGAAGATCTTGCCGATCTGACAGCGGTATTTATCTATCTTAAAAATGAATGCGGATACAATGAGTTACCTAATGTGCAAATCAAACGTGCCATTGTTTATTTTGCCCAGCAGAACCGCTGGGATTTAAGCAATTATAATAGTTTCGATATGAAAACACTGGGTGAGGCGAGTTATCGCGACCTCAGTGGTATTGCCATCCCTACCTCCAATAAGTGTAAGTATCTGGCGCGCGACTCACTGAGCCTGTTGGCTTACGCTAATTAA
- a CDS encoding ABC transporter ATP-binding protein, whose product MNYALEIAQLTKTYASGVKALHGIDLNVEAGDFYALLGPNGAGKSTTIGIISSLVNKTSGTVRVFGYDIDKDIVNAKRQLGLVPQEFNFNPFETVLQIVVNQAGYYGVTRSEAQLRAEKYLNQLDLWGKRNERARMLSGGMKRRLMIARALMHQPKLLILDEPTAGVDIELRRSMWGFLKELNAQGTTIILTTHYLEEAEMLCRNIGIIQNGELVENTSMKELLAKLQSETFILDLAAKSPLPKLDGYHNRLTDTSTLEVEVMREQGLNGLFAQLSAQGIQVLSMRNKANRLEELFVTLVNGNEGKS is encoded by the coding sequence ATGAATTATGCATTGGAAATAGCGCAATTGACCAAAACCTACGCGAGTGGCGTAAAGGCATTGCACGGTATTGATCTGAATGTTGAAGCAGGGGATTTTTATGCCCTGTTGGGGCCGAATGGCGCAGGGAAATCAACGACCATAGGCATTATCAGCTCGCTGGTAAACAAGACTTCCGGCACCGTTCGGGTGTTTGGCTATGATATCGACAAAGATATCGTCAATGCCAAACGCCAGCTTGGGTTGGTGCCACAAGAATTCAATTTTAACCCGTTTGAAACCGTATTGCAGATTGTGGTTAATCAGGCGGGCTATTATGGCGTAACGCGCAGTGAGGCACAGCTACGCGCGGAGAAATACCTCAATCAGCTTGATCTGTGGGGCAAGCGTAATGAGCGCGCACGCATGCTCTCTGGTGGGATGAAGCGGCGTTTGATGATTGCTCGCGCCTTGATGCACCAGCCGAAGCTGTTGATTCTGGATGAACCTACCGCTGGGGTGGATATTGAACTGCGCCGCTCAATGTGGGGGTTCTTGAAAGAGCTGAACGCCCAGGGCACCACCATTATTCTGACTACCCACTATCTGGAAGAAGCAGAGATGCTGTGCCGCAATATCGGCATTATCCAGAACGGTGAGCTGGTAGAAAACACCTCAATGAAAGAGCTGTTGGCAAAGCTGCAATCAGAAACTTTTATTCTCGATCTGGCGGCAAAAAGCCCATTGCCGAAGCTTGACGGTTACCACAACCGCCTGACGGATACTTCTACGCTAGAGGTAGAAGTCATGCGTGAGCAAGGTCTGAACGGCTTGTTTGCCCAGTTGAGTGCGCAAGGCATTCAGGTGCTGAGTATGCGTAACAAGGCCAACCGGTTGGAAGAGTTGTTTGTCACCCTGGTTAACGGCAATGAGGGAAAATCATGA
- the hpt gene encoding hypoxanthine phosphoribosyltransferase, translating into MKHTVEVMISEQEVKLRIAELGRQITEDYRNSGSDMVLVGLLRGSFIFMADLCRTIEVPHEVDFMTASSYGSGMSTSRDVKILKDLDEDIRGKDVLIVEDIIDSGNTLNKVREILALRAPKSLAICTLLDKPERREVDVSVEYVGFSIPDEFVVGYGIDYAQRYRHLPYIGKVVLLDE; encoded by the coding sequence ATGAAACACACTGTAGAAGTAATGATTTCCGAGCAGGAAGTTAAGCTCCGTATCGCTGAACTTGGCCGCCAGATCACTGAAGATTACCGCAATAGCGGCAGTGATATGGTGTTGGTTGGGTTGCTGCGTGGCTCTTTTATATTCATGGCCGATTTGTGCCGTACCATTGAAGTGCCACACGAGGTTGATTTCATGACCGCCTCCAGCTACGGCAGCGGTATGTCCACCAGCCGCGATGTGAAGATCCTGAAAGATCTGGATGAAGACATCCGTGGCAAAGACGTGTTGATCGTCGAAGACATCATCGATTCTGGCAATACGCTGAACAAAGTGCGTGAGATCCTGGCATTGCGTGCGCCAAAATCCTTGGCGATCTGCACCTTACTGGATAAACCCGAGCGCCGTGAAGTGGATGTATCCGTGGAATATGTAGGCTTCTCAATTCCGGATGAATTTGTGGTGGGCTACGGTATCGATTATGCCCAGCGTTATCGCCATCTGCCCTATATCGGTAAAGTGGTACTGTTGGACGAATAA
- the speD gene encoding adenosylmethionine decarboxylase: MHKLKLHGFNNLTKSLSFCIYDICYAKTADDRDGYIAYIDEQYNANRLTEILSETCSIIGANVLNIARQDYEPQGASVTILVSEEPVDPKDVDTSEHPGPLPNTVVAHLDKSHICVHTYPESHPEGGLCTFRADIEVSTCGVISPLKALNYLIHQLESDIVTMDYRVRGFTRDVNGIKHYIDHEINSIQNFMSKDIKSLYHMVDVNVYQENIFHTKMLLKDFDLKHYLFNAKPDELSSTERQRITDLLWKEMQEIYYGRNIPHL; this comes from the coding sequence TTGCATAAGCTAAAACTGCACGGCTTTAACAACCTGACCAAGAGCCTGAGTTTTTGTATTTACGATATCTGTTACGCCAAAACGGCGGACGACCGTGACGGCTATATCGCCTACATTGACGAACAATATAATGCCAATCGCCTGACCGAGATCCTCAGTGAAACCTGTTCGATTATTGGTGCCAACGTTTTAAACATCGCACGCCAAGACTACGAACCGCAGGGTGCCAGCGTCACCATTCTGGTGAGTGAAGAACCGGTCGATCCTAAAGATGTCGATACCTCAGAGCACCCTGGCCCACTGCCCAATACGGTGGTAGCCCATCTGGATAAAAGCCATATCTGTGTTCATACCTACCCGGAAAGCCATCCAGAAGGTGGGCTATGTACCTTTCGTGCCGATATTGAAGTCTCTACCTGTGGCGTGATTTCACCGCTAAAGGCGCTAAACTACCTGATCCATCAGCTAGAATCCGATATCGTCACCATGGATTACCGTGTACGTGGTTTTACCCGCGACGTGAACGGTATAAAGCATTACATCGACCATGAGATCAACTCGATCCAGAACTTTATGTCTAAAGATATAAAATCGCTGTACCACATGGTGGATGTGAATGTGTATCAGGAGAATATCTTCCATACCAAGATGCTGCTGAAGGATTTCGATCTGAAACACTACTTGTTCAACGCGAAACCAGATGAATTGAGTAGCACGGAACGTCAAAGAATTACCGATCTGCTGTGGAAAGAGATGCAGGAGATCTATTACGGGCGCAATATTCCGCATCTGTGA
- the cueO gene encoding multicopper oxidase CueO, translating to MLRRDFIKLTAALGMASVLPLWSRAVWAADQPALPIPPLLMPDAQGKLALTLQTGEMNWLPNVATKTWGINGPLLGPAVRLQRGKPLSVAISNKLPEASTVHWHGLEIPGDVDGGPHALIQPGDTRTVSFTADQPAATCWFHPHTHGRTGHQVMMGLGGLVLLEDDESGQLPLPKTWGKDDIPVILQDKRLGKDGQIEYQLDVMSAAVGWFGDRMFTNGAAYPQHVAPRGWLRLRFLNGCNARSLNLAASDNRPLYVIASDGGFLSEPVKLTELPILMGERFEVLVDVSDGKPFDIVTLPVVQMGMTLAPFDQPLPVLRIQPSLEPGVKAMPDSLVKLPALPPLGGLQERWLQLMMEPKLDMLGMQALMDRHGHQAMAGMSMDHGNMAGMDHSKMQGMDHGNMQGMDHGKMPGMEQGEKPFDFSHSNKINGKAFDMAKPMFEAKRGHYEKWTISGEGDMMLHPFHIHGTQFRILSENGKAPAAHRAGWKDTVLVEGKRSEVLVRFNHLASAEFAYMAHCHLLEHEDTGMMLGFTVAG from the coding sequence ATGCTACGCCGTGATTTTATTAAATTGACCGCTGCATTAGGTATGGCCAGTGTTTTGCCATTGTGGAGCCGCGCAGTTTGGGCCGCGGATCAACCTGCATTACCTATTCCACCGTTGTTGATGCCAGATGCGCAGGGCAAGCTCGCGTTGACGCTGCAAACCGGTGAAATGAACTGGTTGCCGAATGTGGCGACGAAAACCTGGGGTATCAATGGCCCACTGTTAGGGCCTGCGGTACGTTTACAGCGCGGTAAACCACTCAGCGTGGCGATCAGTAATAAACTGCCGGAAGCCAGTACCGTCCATTGGCACGGGCTGGAGATCCCCGGTGACGTTGACGGTGGCCCACATGCGCTGATTCAACCAGGCGATACCCGAACGGTCAGTTTCACTGCTGATCAACCAGCGGCAACCTGCTGGTTCCACCCACATACCCATGGCCGGACTGGCCATCAGGTGATGATGGGGTTGGGGGGATTGGTGCTGCTGGAAGATGACGAAAGCGGCCAGTTACCACTGCCCAAAACCTGGGGTAAAGACGATATTCCGGTGATCTTGCAGGATAAGCGCTTGGGTAAAGATGGCCAGATCGAATATCAGTTGGACGTGATGAGCGCGGCAGTCGGTTGGTTTGGCGATCGGATGTTTACCAACGGTGCAGCTTATCCGCAGCATGTTGCGCCGCGTGGTTGGCTACGGCTGCGTTTCCTGAACGGGTGCAATGCGCGCTCACTCAATTTGGCCGCCAGCGATAATCGGCCTTTGTATGTGATTGCCAGTGATGGCGGTTTCCTCAGCGAGCCAGTGAAACTGACGGAACTGCCGATACTGATGGGCGAACGTTTCGAAGTGTTGGTGGATGTTTCAGATGGCAAGCCGTTTGATATTGTGACGCTGCCTGTGGTGCAGATGGGCATGACGCTGGCCCCGTTCGATCAGCCATTGCCTGTGCTGCGCATTCAGCCTTCTTTGGAACCAGGAGTGAAGGCCATGCCGGACAGTTTGGTCAAACTGCCTGCGCTGCCGCCATTAGGCGGCCTACAGGAACGCTGGCTGCAACTGATGATGGAGCCCAAACTGGATATGCTGGGAATGCAGGCTCTGATGGATCGCCATGGTCATCAGGCTATGGCGGGGATGAGTATGGATCATGGCAATATGGCCGGTATGGACCATAGCAAGATGCAAGGTATGGATCACGGCAATATGCAGGGGATGGACCACGGTAAGATGCCTGGTATGGAACAGGGTGAGAAGCCGTTTGATTTCAGCCACAGCAACAAGATCAATGGTAAAGCTTTCGATATGGCCAAGCCGATGTTTGAAGCCAAGCGCGGCCACTATGAGAAATGGACCATCTCGGGTGAAGGGGACATGATGTTGCATCCGTTCCATATTCACGGCACTCAGTTCCGTATTTTGTCAGAAAATGGCAAAGCGCCAGCGGCGCATCGCGCAGGTTGGAAAGACACCGTTCTGGTTGAAGGCAAACGCAGTGAAGTGTTGGTTCGTTTTAACCATTTGGCCAGTGCCGAATTTGCTTACATGGCCCATTGCCACCTGTTGGAACATGAAGATACGGGCATGATGCTGGGTTTCACCGTCGCTGGCTGA
- a CDS encoding AAA family ATPase has translation MWCLSEDKQWARLTERFRWVADMHQVPQDPRHHAEGDVAIHTRRVLAALTEAVEFIALPQQQQELLWAAALLHDVEKRSTTRIEADGSVTSPNHAKRGELTTRAILYRDIVTPFQLREQIAALVRFHGLPLWIMARPAPERALLSAALRLDTRLLAMLARADVMGRDCEDKAALLDNIELFELFCQEQQCWGQARPFASDYQRYHYLTHPQASVDFEPYEQFHSEVILLCALPGMGKDRYIAQHAPGMEIISLDDIRRQHRLSPTDKSATGWVVQQAKLQAKTLLRRGAPFVWNATNITRQLRSQLVELFTAYRARVKIVYLEVPYAQWLQQNAGREQSVPMRAMEHMLSKLEIPQLDEAHEVELRVQDVK, from the coding sequence ATGTGGTGCTTAAGTGAGGATAAACAGTGGGCCAGACTAACGGAAAGGTTTCGCTGGGTGGCCGATATGCACCAAGTGCCGCAAGATCCCCGGCATCATGCAGAAGGGGATGTCGCAATCCATACCCGGCGGGTGCTGGCTGCGCTAACTGAAGCGGTGGAATTCATCGCGTTGCCTCAACAACAACAGGAACTGCTTTGGGCTGCGGCATTGCTGCACGATGTGGAAAAGCGTAGCACCACGCGTATAGAGGCTGATGGTTCGGTAACATCCCCTAATCATGCCAAACGCGGTGAGCTGACCACGCGCGCAATTTTGTATCGGGATATCGTTACGCCATTTCAACTGCGGGAACAGATCGCGGCTCTGGTGCGTTTTCATGGTTTGCCGCTGTGGATTATGGCGCGCCCTGCGCCAGAACGGGCATTATTATCTGCCGCATTACGGCTGGATACGCGGCTGTTGGCAATGCTGGCACGGGCGGATGTCATGGGGCGTGATTGTGAAGATAAGGCCGCTTTGCTGGATAATATTGAGCTGTTCGAACTGTTTTGCCAGGAGCAGCAATGTTGGGGGCAGGCCCGTCCCTTTGCCAGTGACTATCAGCGTTATCATTATCTGACGCATCCGCAGGCCAGCGTTGATTTTGAACCTTATGAGCAATTTCACAGTGAGGTGATTCTGCTCTGTGCATTGCCTGGCATGGGTAAGGATCGTTATATCGCGCAGCACGCGCCAGGGATGGAAATCATCAGTCTGGACGATATCCGTCGCCAGCACCGGTTGTCGCCTACGGATAAAAGCGCGACGGGTTGGGTGGTACAGCAGGCCAAGTTGCAGGCGAAAACATTGCTGCGCCGAGGCGCGCCCTTCGTATGGAATGCGACGAATATTACCCGGCAATTGCGTAGCCAACTGGTTGAGCTGTTTACTGCCTATCGGGCCAGAGTGAAGATAGTTTATCTGGAAGTGCCCTATGCGCAATGGTTGCAGCAAAATGCCGGGCGGGAGCAGAGCGTACCTATGCGTGCCATGGAACATATGCTGAGCAAGTTGGAAATTCCGCAGCTAGATGAGGCGCATGAAGTGGAACTGCGGGTTCAGGATGTGAAATAA
- a CDS encoding RNA ligase family protein yields the protein MEMQRKYGRTYHYPFSPGTTSDDRINQEYWQDIQSINSLIHTEKLDGENNCLNQYGVFARSHAAPTVSAWTRQICRRWQQIKHDLGNIELFGENLYATHSIEYRGLEQDFYLFAVRCKDMWLSWEEVRFYAALFDFACVPEVTLGDQRQTEAEYRLAIIEQASKAGVFAPHDVDTGLPCTMEGIVTRNAAEFPVAQFSHNVFKYVRKNHVKTERHWRVNWQRARMMHEYRQEESHVVLK from the coding sequence ATGGAAATGCAAAGAAAATATGGTCGAACGTACCATTATCCTTTCTCACCTGGAACGACCAGTGACGATCGGATCAATCAGGAATATTGGCAGGATATTCAGTCAATTAATTCATTAATACATACTGAAAAACTTGATGGTGAAAATAACTGCCTGAATCAATATGGCGTATTTGCCCGCTCCCATGCAGCGCCGACGGTCTCTGCCTGGACGCGCCAGATCTGCCGGCGTTGGCAGCAGATTAAACATGATTTAGGTAATATTGAGCTGTTTGGTGAGAATCTATATGCCACGCACTCTATCGAGTATCGCGGTTTGGAACAGGATTTTTATTTATTCGCGGTTCGTTGCAAAGATATGTGGCTAAGTTGGGAAGAGGTAAGGTTTTATGCCGCATTGTTTGATTTTGCCTGTGTGCCGGAGGTGACGTTGGGCGACCAACGCCAGACAGAAGCTGAATACCGTTTGGCTATCATCGAACAGGCTAGCAAGGCAGGCGTTTTTGCCCCGCACGATGTTGATACCGGTTTGCCCTGTACCATGGAAGGGATCGTGACCCGTAATGCGGCTGAATTCCCGGTGGCTCAATTTTCTCATAACGTTTTTAAATACGTGCGTAAAAACCATGTGAAGACGGAGCGCCACTGGAGAGTGAACTGGCAGCGAGCCCGTATGATGCATGAGTATCGTCAGGAGGAAAGCCATGTGGTGCTTAAGTGA
- the yacL gene encoding protein YacL, whose protein sequence is MDYEFLRDVTGQVVVRFSMGHEAIGHWINEELKGDLNLLGRIEAGAAELKGSERQWQLAGHEYTLLMDGEEVMIRANQLEFEGDELEEGMNYYDEESLSFCGVEDFLAVLKAYRTFMLNS, encoded by the coding sequence ATGGATTACGAATTTCTGCGTGACGTTACTGGTCAGGTGGTGGTCAGATTTTCGATGGGGCATGAAGCCATCGGGCATTGGATTAACGAAGAACTGAAAGGCGATCTCAATTTACTGGGGCGTATCGAAGCCGGTGCGGCAGAACTCAAAGGCAGCGAACGGCAGTGGCAGTTGGCAGGCCATGAATATACGTTGCTGATGGATGGTGAAGAAGTGATGATCCGCGCTAATCAACTGGAGTTTGAAGGCGACGAGCTTGAAGAAGGGATGAATTACTATGATGAAGAAAGTCTCTCTTTCTGCGGTGTGGAAGACTTTTTGGCGGTGCTGAAAGCGTATCGTACTTTCATGCTAAATAGCTGA